The genomic interval TTTTATATTGATAAAACTCTCAACCGGGTTTTCGGCATTCCAAACGCCACCTAAAACACCAATTCCTTTAAAACCTAATTCTATAGTTTGCGCTATGGTTTCTGTATTAATTCCGCCCATTCCAATAATGGTTTTATTGATATGATTTACATCAAAACCTTTGCCTTCATATCCTTCTTTAGAAATAGAAGAAAAAACAGGACTCAATAAATGATAATCGAATTCGAAATAACAATCTTTTAAAACTTTCGGTTCATGAAAAGAAGAACTAATTGTTTTACCATATAAGTTTAGATTTTTAAAATATTCACTTGGATCATCGATATGATCTATTCTTTTTTGTTCCTGAAAATGGATTCCTTTTAAATTGAACTCGTTTATCAATTCATGATGATAATGCACTACAATTCTATTGTGAAATTCTTTATCTATCTGGTTTAAATAAACAACGTGTTCTTCGTAATTTTTATCTGGTTTTCTAAAATGATAAAACATTAAACCTTCTTCAAATAATTGATTTAGGATTTCTATTTCGTTTGGAATATCTTTTTCTGGTGCTATAAGAATTATCATAGTAATATGTTATTTTGAGTTAGGGATTGCAGTGGCATCCTTTTGCTGTCAGTTCGAGTGAATTTATGCAGTGTAACGGAATAAATTTGTATCGAGAACCAGCAAAAGATATAACGGAAAGCCCGCCCACGCTTTTTTTAGCGTGGGAACTCCCCAATTATTTTACAAATACACTTCCGACCCTTTTTCTTTAAATTCTTTCGATTTTTCTTCGAAACCTTTTGCAATTACCTCGTTATTTACAATGTCGTTTTCGGCTGCAAAATCTCTAACTTCCTGAGAAATTTTCATAGAACAGAATTTCGGTCCGCACATTGAACAGAAATGCGCAACCTTTGCTCCATCAGCAGGCAAGGTTTCATCGTGATATTCTAAAGCACGCTCAGGATCGAGTCCTAAATTGAATTGATCATTCCAACGGAACTCAAAACGCGCCATACTCAACGCATTATCTCGGTGCTGAGAACCTGGATGTCCTTTAGCTAAATCGGCAGCGTGGGCAGCTAATTTATAAGTAACCACACCAACCCGAACGTCTTCTTTATTAGGTAAACCTAGGTGTTCTTTTGGTGTAACGTAACACAACATAGCGCAACCAAACCAACCAATCATAGCTGCTCCGATTCCGGATGTAATGTGATCGTAACCTGGAGCAATATCTGTAGTTAAAGGTCCTAAAGTGTAAAAAGGAGCTTCGTCGCAAACATCAATTTGCTTCTCCATATTTTCTTTAATCATGTGCATTGGCACGTGTCCTGGTCCTTCTATAAAACACTGAACTTCGTGCTTACGAGCAATCTGAGTTAACTCGCCCAAAGTTTCTAACTCAGCAAACTGAGCTTCGTCATTTGCATCGGCAACAGACCCCGGACGTAAACCATCTCCTAAAGAAAAAGCAACATCGTATTGTTTTAAAATCTCACAAATATCTTCGAAATGTGTATATAAAAAGCTCTCTTTATGATGAGCCAAACACCATTTTGCCATGATAGAACCACCACGAGACACAATACCAGTAACACGTTTTGCGGTCATTGGCACATAACGCAATAAAACACCTGCATGAATGGTAAAATAATCGACACCTTGCTCAGCTTGTTCTATTAAAGTGTCTTTAAAAATCTCCCACGTTAAGTCTTCTGCAACTCCGTTTACCTTTTCTAAAGCTTGGTAAATTGGCACGGTACCAATTGGCACAGGAGAATTACGAACAATCCACTCACGCGTTTCGTGAATATTTTCTCCGGTAGATAAATCCATAATATTATCTGCTCCCCAACGACACGCCCAAACTGCTTTTTCCACTTCTTCTTCTATCGAAGATGTTACGGCAGAATTACCAATGTTTGCGTTAATTTTTACTAAGAAGTTTCTCCCTAAAATCATAGGTTCTGCTTCTGGATGATTGATATTTGATGGAATTACAGCACGTCCTCTTGCTACTTCGCTACGTACAAATTCTGGTGTAATTTTATCTGGAATAGAAGCGCCAAAGTGCTCGCCTTTGTGCTGCTTTCTAATCTCTGTCATTTCATCGATTCGTTGATTTTCTCGAATGGCTATGTATTCCATTTCTGGCGTAATCATACCCTGTTTTGCATAATGCAATTGGGTAACATTTTGTCCTTTTTTTGCTCTTAAAGGTTTCTTTAATAAGGCAAAACGCATATGGTCTAAACTTTTATCGTTTAAACGCTCGTTGCAATAATCCGAAGAAAAAGCATCTAATTGCTCTACATTTCTTCTAT from Polaribacter sejongensis carries:
- a CDS encoding thiamine phosphate synthase — encoded protein: MIILIAPEKDIPNEIEILNQLFEEGLMFYHFRKPDKNYEEHVVYLNQIDKEFHNRIVVHYHHELINEFNLKGIHFQEQKRIDHIDDPSEYFKNLNLYGKTISSSFHEPKVLKDCYFEFDYHLLSPVFSSISKEGYEGKGFDVNHINKTIIGMGGINTETIAQTIELGFKGIGVLGGVWNAENPVESFINIKRAYQVCTAN
- the thiC gene encoding phosphomethylpyrimidine synthase ThiC, with the translated sequence MKSKDTAPKQDGITRHPFPNSTKVYVAGKIHPQIKVAMREIALSDTTDSMTKKKTPNEPVTVYDTSGPYTDPNKEINIHAGIERIREQWILDRRNVEQLDAFSSDYCNERLNDKSLDHMRFALLKKPLRAKKGQNVTQLHYAKQGMITPEMEYIAIRENQRIDEMTEIRKQHKGEHFGASIPDKITPEFVRSEVARGRAVIPSNINHPEAEPMILGRNFLVKINANIGNSAVTSSIEEEVEKAVWACRWGADNIMDLSTGENIHETREWIVRNSPVPIGTVPIYQALEKVNGVAEDLTWEIFKDTLIEQAEQGVDYFTIHAGVLLRYVPMTAKRVTGIVSRGGSIMAKWCLAHHKESFLYTHFEDICEILKQYDVAFSLGDGLRPGSVADANDEAQFAELETLGELTQIARKHEVQCFIEGPGHVPMHMIKENMEKQIDVCDEAPFYTLGPLTTDIAPGYDHITSGIGAAMIGWFGCAMLCYVTPKEHLGLPNKEDVRVGVVTYKLAAHAADLAKGHPGSQHRDNALSMARFEFRWNDQFNLGLDPERALEYHDETLPADGAKVAHFCSMCGPKFCSMKISQEVRDFAAENDIVNNEVIAKGFEEKSKEFKEKGSEVYL